Proteins from a single region of Mumia flava:
- a CDS encoding NuoB/complex I 20 kDa subunit family protein translates to MGLEEKLPSGVLLSTVEGLAGYFRKASFWPATFGLACCAIEMMEFGAPRYDSSRFGMEVFRPSPRQADLMIVAGRVSQKMAPVLRQIYDQMPGPKYVLAMGVCASSGGMFNNYAIVQGVDHVVPVDMYLPGCPPRPEMLIDSVMKLHAKIQATKLGAHREAEIAEDEKIALEASPTSAMKGLLR, encoded by the coding sequence ATGGGCCTGGAGGAGAAGCTCCCGAGCGGAGTCCTGCTGAGCACCGTCGAGGGGCTCGCGGGCTACTTCCGCAAGGCGTCGTTCTGGCCGGCCACGTTCGGTCTGGCCTGCTGCGCGATCGAGATGATGGAGTTCGGCGCTCCGCGGTACGACTCGTCGCGGTTCGGGATGGAGGTGTTCCGTCCCTCGCCGCGCCAGGCCGACCTGATGATCGTCGCCGGCCGCGTGAGTCAGAAGATGGCACCCGTCCTGCGCCAGATCTACGACCAGATGCCCGGTCCGAAGTATGTGCTCGCGATGGGTGTCTGCGCCAGCTCCGGCGGGATGTTCAACAACTACGCGATCGTCCAGGGCGTCGACCACGTCGTCCCGGTCGACATGTACCTCCCGGGATGTCCGCCGCGACCGGAGATGCTGATCGACTCCGTGATGAAGCTGCACGCCAAGATCCAGGCGACCAAGCTCGGTGCGCACCGCGAGGCCGAGATCGCCGAGGACGAGAAGATCGCGCTGGAGGCCTCCCCGACCTCGGCGATGAAGGGCCTGCTGCGATGA
- a CDS encoding demethylmenaquinone methyltransferase encodes MSRAQLDKQPHEVAAMFDGVARRYDVTNDVLSMGQDRRWRKRVRRLVAAKPGDRVLDLAAGTGTSSLPFADDGAYVVPCDFSIGMLRQGRSRHDDLPFTAGDAMRLPFADQTFDAVTISFGLRNVHEPAVALEEMLRVTRPGGRLVVCEFSHPTYAPFRTVYVEYLMRALPAVAARVSSNPDSYVYLAESISAWPDQLALAKVIAEVGWGPVTWENLSGGIVALHTATRPTDA; translated from the coding sequence GTGAGCCGGGCACAGCTGGACAAGCAGCCGCACGAGGTCGCCGCGATGTTCGACGGCGTCGCGCGCCGCTACGACGTGACCAACGACGTGCTGTCGATGGGGCAGGATCGCCGGTGGCGCAAGCGCGTGCGGCGTCTGGTCGCGGCGAAGCCTGGCGACCGCGTGCTCGACCTCGCGGCGGGCACGGGGACGTCGTCGCTCCCGTTCGCCGACGACGGGGCGTACGTGGTCCCGTGCGACTTCAGCATCGGGATGCTCCGCCAGGGCCGCAGCCGCCACGACGACCTCCCGTTCACGGCGGGGGACGCGATGCGGCTGCCGTTCGCGGACCAGACCTTCGACGCGGTGACGATCTCGTTCGGGCTGCGCAACGTGCACGAGCCGGCGGTCGCGCTCGAGGAGATGCTGCGCGTGACGCGGCCCGGTGGGCGGCTGGTGGTGTGCGAGTTCAGCCACCCGACGTACGCGCCGTTCCGCACGGTCTACGTCGAGTACCTGATGCGGGCCCTGCCTGCGGTCGCCGCCCGGGTGTCCTCGAACCCGGACTCCTACGTCTACCTCGCCGAGTCCATCTCCGCCTGGCCGGACCAGCTCGCCCTCGCGAAGGTCATCGCCGAGGTCGGCTGGGGGCCGGTCACGTGGGAGAACCTCTCCGGCGGGATCGTCGCGCTCCACACCGCGACCCGCCCGACCGACGCCTGA
- the nuoF gene encoding NADH-quinone oxidoreductase subunit NuoF: MSIDTLTPVLSRDWDHDRSWTLDSYGEYAALRTALRTDPDELIATVKEAGLRGRGGAGFPTGMKWGFIPQGPGPDGETKPHYLVVNADESEPGTCKDIPLMMANPHVLVEGVAITCHAIRAEKAFIYIRGEVLHVIRRVQAAVAEAYEAGFLGKDVFGSGIDLEVVVHAGAGAYICGEETALLDSLEGRRGQPRLRPPFPAVAGLYACPTVINNVESIASVPCIVERGADWFASMGTEKSKGMTLYSLSGHVKRPGQYEAPLGITLRELLDLSGGMRDGSELKFWTPGGSSTPILTDEHLDVPLDYEGVGGAGSMLGTKALQIFDQTTSVVRCVLRWTEFYKHESCGKCTPCREGTWWLVQTLQRLEAGKGTEGDIELLLDQCDNILGRAFCALGDGATSPITSAIQYFRDEFEAGMTTPAWELFPYEASTAWTKGASA; encoded by the coding sequence ATGAGCATCGACACCCTCACCCCGGTGCTCAGCCGGGACTGGGACCACGACCGTTCCTGGACGCTCGACTCCTACGGCGAGTACGCGGCACTGCGTACGGCGCTGAGGACCGATCCCGACGAGCTGATCGCGACGGTCAAGGAGGCCGGGCTGCGCGGCCGCGGCGGCGCCGGGTTCCCGACCGGCATGAAGTGGGGCTTCATCCCGCAGGGACCGGGCCCGGACGGCGAGACCAAGCCGCACTACCTGGTCGTCAACGCCGACGAGTCCGAGCCGGGGACCTGCAAGGACATCCCGCTGATGATGGCCAACCCGCACGTCCTCGTGGAGGGCGTCGCGATCACGTGCCACGCGATCCGCGCGGAGAAGGCCTTCATCTACATCCGCGGCGAGGTGCTGCACGTGATCCGGCGGGTCCAGGCCGCGGTCGCGGAGGCGTACGAGGCCGGGTTCCTCGGGAAGGACGTCTTCGGGTCCGGGATCGACCTCGAGGTGGTCGTGCACGCGGGCGCCGGCGCGTACATCTGCGGCGAGGAGACCGCGCTGCTCGACTCGCTCGAGGGCCGTCGCGGTCAGCCGCGGCTGCGCCCGCCGTTCCCCGCGGTCGCGGGCCTGTACGCGTGCCCGACGGTGATCAACAACGTCGAGTCGATCGCGTCGGTGCCGTGCATCGTGGAGCGCGGTGCCGACTGGTTCGCGTCGATGGGCACCGAGAAGTCGAAGGGCATGACGCTCTACTCGCTCTCCGGACACGTCAAGCGGCCCGGGCAGTACGAGGCGCCGCTCGGCATCACCCTGCGTGAGCTCCTCGACCTGTCGGGCGGGATGCGCGACGGCTCGGAGCTGAAGTTCTGGACGCCCGGCGGCTCGTCGACGCCGATCCTGACCGACGAGCACCTCGACGTGCCGCTGGACTACGAGGGCGTCGGTGGCGCGGGCTCGATGCTCGGCACGAAGGCCCTGCAGATCTTCGACCAGACCACCTCGGTCGTCCGGTGCGTGCTGCGCTGGACCGAGTTCTACAAGCACGAGTCGTGCGGCAAGTGCACCCCGTGCCGCGAGGGCACCTGGTGGCTCGTCCAGACCCTGCAGCGGCTCGAGGCCGGCAAGGGCACCGAGGGTGACATCGAGCTGCTGCTCGACCAGTGCGACAACATCCTCGGCCGCGCGTTCTGCGCGCTCGGCGACGGCGCGACGTCGCCGATCACCTCGGCGATCCAGTACTTCCGCGACGAGTTCGAGGCCGGGATGACCACGCCCGCGTGGGAGCTGTTCCCGTACGAAGCGTCGACCGCCTGGACCAAGGGGGCCTCGGCATGA
- a CDS encoding NADH-quinone oxidoreductase subunit D, with protein MSESTQHESTQSGSTQPRSTPGAADPYAPEQETTSGPVFTVTGEDWDTVVSGVDPDASERIVVNMGPQHPSTHGVLRLILEIEGEMVTEARCGIGYLHTGIEKNMEFRTWTQGTTFCTRMDYLTPFFNEAAYTLGVERLLGITDDIPEKANVMRVLLMEINRVSSHLVAIATGGMEIGALTVMTAGFREREACLDIFEMFTGLRMNSAFIRPGGVPLDVPEGGLEAVDRFVELMRSRIPELEALCNENPIFKGRLCDVGYLDLAGCLALGLTGPPLRATGLDWDLRKTEPYSGYETYDFDVITRDEPDAYGRFRIRIDEMYESLRIVEQCRTRLAKLEGAPHMVADKKIAWPSQLEVGADGQGNSLDHIRHIMGESMEALIHHFKIVTEGFRVPAGQVYSAVESPRGELAAHVVSDGGTRPYRVHFRDPSFSNLQATAAMSEGGMLSDVIVAIASIDPVMGGVDR; from the coding sequence ATGAGCGAGTCCACCCAGCACGAGAGCACCCAGTCCGGGAGCACGCAGCCCCGGAGCACTCCGGGCGCCGCCGACCCGTACGCCCCGGAGCAGGAGACCACGTCCGGTCCGGTCTTCACCGTCACCGGCGAGGACTGGGACACCGTCGTCTCCGGCGTCGACCCCGACGCCTCGGAGCGGATCGTCGTCAACATGGGTCCGCAGCACCCGTCGACGCACGGCGTGCTGCGCCTGATCCTCGAGATCGAGGGCGAGATGGTGACCGAGGCCCGCTGCGGCATCGGCTACCTCCACACCGGCATCGAGAAGAACATGGAGTTCCGGACCTGGACGCAGGGCACCACGTTCTGCACCCGGATGGACTACCTGACTCCGTTCTTCAACGAGGCCGCCTACACCCTCGGCGTCGAGCGTCTCCTCGGGATCACCGACGACATCCCCGAGAAGGCCAACGTCATGCGGGTCCTCCTGATGGAGATCAACCGCGTCTCGTCCCACCTGGTGGCGATCGCCACCGGCGGGATGGAGATCGGCGCGCTGACCGTGATGACCGCGGGCTTCCGCGAGCGCGAGGCGTGCCTGGACATCTTCGAGATGTTCACCGGCCTGCGGATGAACTCCGCGTTCATCCGCCCCGGCGGTGTCCCGCTCGACGTCCCCGAGGGCGGCCTCGAGGCCGTCGACCGGTTCGTCGAGCTGATGCGCAGCCGGATCCCCGAGCTCGAGGCGCTCTGCAACGAGAACCCGATCTTCAAGGGCCGCCTCTGCGACGTCGGCTACCTCGACCTCGCCGGCTGCCTCGCGCTCGGCCTGACCGGGCCGCCGCTGCGCGCGACCGGCCTCGACTGGGACCTGCGCAAGACCGAGCCGTACAGCGGCTACGAGACCTACGACTTCGACGTCATCACCCGCGACGAGCCCGACGCGTACGGCCGGTTCCGGATCCGGATCGACGAGATGTACGAGTCGCTGCGGATCGTCGAGCAGTGCCGCACGCGCCTCGCGAAGCTCGAGGGCGCCCCGCACATGGTGGCCGACAAGAAGATCGCGTGGCCTTCGCAGCTCGAGGTGGGGGCGGACGGGCAGGGCAACTCCCTCGACCACATCCGCCACATCATGGGCGAGTCGATGGAGGCGCTGATCCACCACTTCAAGATCGTCACCGAGGGCTTCCGGGTCCCGGCCGGCCAGGTGTACTCCGCGGTGGAGTCGCCGCGCGGCGAGCTGGCGGCGCACGTGGTCTCCGACGGCGGCACCCGCCCGTACCGCGTGCACTTCCGCGACCCGTCGTTCAGCAACCTGCAGGCGACCGCGGCGATGTCCGAGGGCGGCATGCTGTCGGACGTGATCGTGGCGATCGCCAGCATCGACCCGGTGATGGGAGGAGTCGACCGGTGA
- a CDS encoding NADH-quinone oxidoreductase subunit A: MTEYTPILVLGVVAAAFALFSVLIAPLTGPKRYNRAKVDSYECGIEPTPPAEEGGRVPIKYFMTAMMFIVFDIEIVFLYPFAVAFDEMTWFAIFAVLLFLVNITIAYAYEWRRGGMEWD, encoded by the coding sequence GTGACGGAGTACACCCCGATCCTCGTGCTCGGCGTAGTCGCGGCGGCGTTCGCGCTCTTCTCGGTGCTGATCGCGCCGTTGACCGGGCCGAAGCGCTACAACCGGGCGAAGGTCGACTCCTACGAGTGCGGGATCGAGCCGACCCCGCCTGCGGAGGAGGGCGGACGCGTCCCGATCAAGTACTTCATGACGGCGATGATGTTCATCGTCTTCGACATCGAGATCGTGTTCCTCTACCCGTTCGCCGTCGCCTTCGACGAGATGACGTGGTTCGCGATCTTCGCGGTGCTGCTGTTCCTCGTGAACATCACGATCGCCTACGCGTACGAGTGGCGCCGCGGCGGGATGGAGTGGGACTGA
- the nuoE gene encoding NADH-quinone oxidoreductase subunit NuoE: MSDIRDAQVLGDLQLIIDRYPQKRSALLPMLHLLQSVEGRVTPEAIELCAELLDLSTADVNGVATFYTMYKRREVGDYHVGVCTNTLCAVMGGDAIFERLREHLGVGNDERTADGTVTLEHIECNAACDYAPVMTVNWEFMDNQTPDSAVQLVEDLRAGRPCRSTRGATITSWREAERVLAGFPDGRVDEGPSAGEPSLAGLRIAHERGWTAPGDEDDSAGRGASAASDRDPADSAGRGASAASDRDPADPAGRGASAASDRDLDSAVDEADTARAESETQVDDAPTPPAEREEAE, translated from the coding sequence GTGAGCGACATCCGCGACGCGCAGGTGCTCGGCGACCTGCAGCTGATCATCGACCGCTACCCGCAGAAGCGCTCCGCGCTGCTCCCGATGCTGCACCTGCTGCAGTCGGTCGAGGGGCGGGTGACGCCCGAGGCGATCGAGCTGTGCGCCGAGCTGCTCGATCTCTCGACCGCCGACGTGAACGGCGTGGCGACCTTCTACACGATGTACAAGCGGCGTGAGGTCGGCGACTACCACGTCGGCGTCTGCACCAACACGCTGTGCGCGGTGATGGGCGGCGACGCGATCTTCGAGCGGCTGCGCGAGCACCTCGGGGTCGGCAACGACGAGCGCACGGCCGACGGGACGGTGACGCTGGAGCACATCGAGTGCAACGCCGCCTGCGACTACGCGCCGGTGATGACCGTGAACTGGGAGTTCATGGACAACCAGACGCCCGACTCCGCGGTGCAGCTGGTCGAGGACCTGCGGGCCGGGCGGCCGTGCCGGTCGACCCGCGGCGCGACGATCACGTCGTGGCGCGAGGCCGAGCGGGTGCTCGCCGGCTTCCCCGACGGGCGCGTCGACGAGGGTCCGAGCGCGGGCGAGCCGTCGCTGGCGGGCCTCCGGATCGCCCACGAGCGCGGCTGGACTGCCCCCGGCGACGAGGACGACTCCGCTGGTCGAGGCGCGAGCGCAGCGAGTGATCGAGACCCCGCCGACTCCGCTGGTCGAGGCGCGAGCGCAGCGAGTGATCGAGACCCCGCCGACCCCGCTGGTCGAGGCGCGAGCGCAGCGAGTGATCGAGACCTCGACTCCGCCGTCGACGAGGCCGACACCGCGCGCGCCGAGTCGGAGACGCAGGTCGACGACGCACCCACCCCGCCCGCGGAACGCGAGGAGGCCGAATGA
- a CDS encoding isochorismate synthase: MTDAATALPGPRTLVAQTVRVELGDVALEHLLPRQGALAWIRDGDGIVAWGETARIETTGPNRFADASAWWRRMTGHAVVRDSVDVPGSGLVAFGSFAFGPSSSALIVPSVVVGRRGDLAWVTTISDSALVTAPTLRVTDPPTPPRGAVFSDGSISGAGWESIVSDATAAIRAGELDKVVLARDLVADLAEPLDVRAPLHRLAGAYPNCWTFHVDGLFGATPEMLVRRERGLVMSRVLAGTIRRTGDDEHDLALAASLARSSKDLEEHEYAVRSVADALEPSCSSMNVPEAPFVLHLPNVMHLATDVAGVVDPDHEAASALDLAAALHPSAAVGGTPRAVALDLIDRLEPMDRGRYAGPVGWIDADGDGEWGIALRSAEYDGTRVRLFAGCGIVADSDPEAELAESQAKLVPIRDALSD; the protein is encoded by the coding sequence GTGACCGATGCCGCGACCGCACTCCCGGGACCCCGCACACTGGTCGCCCAGACCGTGAGGGTCGAGCTCGGAGACGTCGCACTCGAGCACCTCCTGCCGCGGCAGGGCGCGCTGGCGTGGATCCGCGACGGCGACGGCATCGTCGCGTGGGGCGAGACCGCACGCATCGAGACCACGGGACCGAACCGGTTCGCCGACGCGAGCGCCTGGTGGCGCCGCATGACCGGCCACGCGGTCGTACGGGACTCCGTGGACGTGCCCGGGAGCGGGCTCGTGGCGTTCGGGTCGTTCGCGTTCGGGCCGTCGAGCTCCGCGCTGATCGTGCCGTCGGTCGTCGTCGGCCGACGCGGCGACCTCGCGTGGGTCACGACGATCTCCGACTCCGCGCTCGTGACGGCGCCGACGCTGCGCGTGACCGACCCGCCGACGCCGCCGCGGGGCGCGGTGTTCAGCGACGGCTCGATCTCGGGAGCCGGGTGGGAGTCGATCGTCTCCGATGCGACCGCCGCGATCCGCGCCGGCGAGCTCGACAAGGTCGTGCTGGCACGCGACCTCGTCGCCGATCTCGCCGAGCCGCTCGACGTCCGCGCTCCCCTGCACCGCCTCGCCGGCGCGTACCCGAACTGCTGGACGTTCCACGTCGACGGGCTCTTCGGCGCGACGCCCGAGATGCTCGTCCGGCGCGAGCGCGGACTCGTGATGTCGCGCGTGCTGGCCGGCACGATCCGGCGTACCGGCGACGACGAGCACGACCTCGCCCTCGCCGCCTCGCTCGCGCGGTCGAGCAAGGACCTGGAGGAGCACGAGTACGCGGTGCGGTCCGTCGCCGACGCACTCGAGCCGTCGTGCTCGTCGATGAACGTGCCCGAGGCGCCGTTCGTGCTGCACCTCCCGAACGTCATGCACCTCGCCACGGACGTCGCCGGCGTCGTCGACCCGGACCACGAGGCCGCGTCGGCGCTGGACCTCGCGGCGGCGCTGCACCCGTCCGCCGCGGTCGGCGGTACACCCCGGGCGGTCGCGCTCGACCTGATCGACCGGCTGGAGCCGATGGACCGCGGGCGGTACGCGGGGCCGGTCGGCTGGATCGACGCCGACGGCGACGGCGAGTGGGGCATCGCGCTGCGCTCGGCGGAGTACGACGGGACGCGCGTGCGACTCTTCGCCGGGTGCGGGATCGTCGCCGACTCCGATCCCGAGGCCGAGCTGGCGGAGTCGCAGGCGAAGCTCGTCCCCATCCGCGACGCGCTGAGCGACTGA
- a CDS encoding NADH-quinone oxidoreductase subunit C translates to MSEEKDEKPDLGKEPSASTQDPSATVAGGEEVVPSEARTLEVVEVREGMFGVHGSGDTSGYGGLVRPVTMPGSSKRPFGGWFDDAADRLEQLVGEPGGGSIESFATDRGELTIHVAREGVREVAQHLRDDAALRFELCSGVSGVHYPHETGRELHAVYHLLSMTHNRRIRVEVACPDDDPHIPSVVSVYPTADWHERETYDFFGIVFDGHPALTRILMPDDWPGHPQRKDYPLGGIPVEYKGATIPPPDQRRSYN, encoded by the coding sequence ATGAGCGAGGAGAAGGACGAGAAGCCCGACCTCGGCAAGGAGCCCAGCGCGTCGACGCAGGACCCGAGCGCGACCGTGGCCGGCGGCGAGGAGGTCGTGCCGTCGGAGGCGCGCACGCTCGAGGTCGTCGAGGTCCGCGAGGGCATGTTCGGCGTCCACGGCTCCGGCGACACGTCGGGGTACGGCGGGCTGGTCCGTCCGGTCACGATGCCGGGGTCGTCCAAGCGCCCGTTCGGCGGCTGGTTCGACGACGCCGCCGACCGGCTCGAGCAGCTCGTCGGTGAGCCCGGCGGCGGGTCGATCGAGTCGTTCGCGACCGACCGTGGCGAGCTCACGATCCACGTGGCGCGCGAGGGGGTCCGCGAGGTCGCCCAGCATCTGCGCGACGACGCCGCGCTGCGGTTCGAGCTGTGCAGCGGCGTGTCCGGCGTGCACTACCCGCACGAGACCGGGCGCGAGCTGCACGCCGTCTACCACCTGCTCTCCATGACCCACAACCGCCGGATCCGCGTCGAGGTCGCGTGCCCCGACGACGATCCGCACATCCCGTCGGTGGTGTCGGTCTACCCGACCGCCGACTGGCACGAGCGCGAGACGTACGACTTCTTCGGCATCGTGTTCGACGGCCACCCGGCGCTCACCCGGATCCTCATGCCGGACGACTGGCCGGGCCACCCGCAGCGCAAGGACTATCCCCTCGGCGGGATCCCGGTGGAGTACAAGGGCGCCACCATCCCCCCGCCGGACCAGCGGAGGTCGTACAACTGA